The DNA sequence AGGAGAATGTGTCCATGCTTCATCGCGCGCACTACCGGCCCGTCGTCGTACCGCAGATTACCGCCAGCCTCGAGCGACCGCTGCTGAAGAAGCTCCGCCTCGCCAATATCGCGGTGCAGGGATATGTACTCTACCGGAATCTGCAGCAAGGAAGCAAATGTCTGACAGAGACGGCGCGTATAAGGGCCGGGTGGCGACGCAAGGAACACATCCTGCCGAAGCTGCCACTTTTTGCCGAGGAACTCGAGGTGCTCAAGCACGATCGGGTCCTCGGGATCGAGTAGCAGCCGCGCAGGAGGTATGCGGTCCGCCTGGTCTGGCGCCTGCACCGGAATCGCAACGTGCGGCCCGATTCGAAGCACGCCGACatcgcggcgtggcgcacCCGACAGCTGTGCGGTTCCCTCGTGcttcgcgccgctctgAAAGTGTCGCGAGACCATATGCAATCGTTGCTTTGCGCCTCTGCGCGTCATGCTGGCGAAGAGCAACCGGCGTGGGAGCATAAGCCGGGTGCGGGCATCGGCCGACGCACCGTGCCAGGGTGGGGGCCCATGCGCTGTCGGCCGAACGCACAGGCACCCGACTCCACCCTCCACTGCATGCCCGTCGCGACACGAGCGGCAATGCATGCGAGTTTCTCGAGCGAGGATGCGTGTGTGGTCGAGGAACCGGACGACAATGTGAGCACCATTTCCGCCGATTTGGACGGcgagcgccacggcgcgctgctgcagccAGAGTCGGAGGACTGGAtgctgctcgagtcgcCGTACATGACGCACTGGACCAACAAACGCCATACAACGAGCGGCGATccgcggccgcggcgtgcgcgcgacatgccTGActggcgcatgcgcgagcgcctgcgcacGGTTACTGCGGCTCTTGTCATGTGCCTAAATATTGGCGTGGATCCGCCCGACGTGAGCAAGACAAAGCCCTCCTCGAAGCTTATATGCTGGATGGACCCCGAGTCGCTGGACCCCAGCAAAGCGCTCCCTGCCATCGGCCGCAATCTGCAAGTTCAATTCGAGACGCTCAGCATGAAGACGCGCTACAAGCAGTACCTAGACCCCATTGTCGAAGAGACAAAGCGGTTCTGTACCAacctgcggcgcactgcaaaAGACGAGCGGGTCCTCTTCTACTACAATGGGTTCGGTGTGCCTAAGCCAACGCCGGGCGGCGAGGTGTGGGTTTTCAACAAGGCCTACACACAGTATATCCCCGTCACACTCTACGATTTGCAAACGTGGCTGGGAAGTCCGTGCATCTACGTGTGggacgcaagcgctgctgggAACATAGTGCACAATTCGCGGCGGCTTGcggaggcgcgcgcagaagaAGAGGTCAAGGTAGCCGCTAGCGAGGGCCgtccgccgccgccgatcCCAAATGCAGACGGGATCGTGATCGACGCGGATGGCGAGCCGCAGTTTCCATTGCGCGAATCAATCCACCTCGCagggtgcggcgcggacgAAGTGCTTCCAATGAATCCTGATTTGCCCGCGGACCTGTTTACCTGCTGCCTTACGTCGCCCATCGAGATTTCCCTGCGCTGGTTCGTCCTGCAGAATCCCTTGCCCAGCTCGCTGAATGTCGACATGGTCATGAGCATTCCAGGCCGCTTGCAGGACCGACGCACGCCTTTAGGAGAGCTTAATTGGATCCTCACCGCCGTCACCGACACGATTGCATGGACTGTGCTCcctcgcgcgcttttccgTCGCTTTTTTCGCGACGATCTCATGGTCGCagcgctcttgcgcaattatttgcttgcgcagcgcatcatgcGCTTTTACCACTGCACGCCCGTGTCCTATCCAAGCTTGCCAGACACACACGACCACCCCCTCTGGGCCTCTTGGGACCTCGCCGTGGACCAGTGCCTCGTGCAGCTTCCCACGCTCCTCGCCAAAGAGCAGGCACGGTCGGAAGCGGTGAATGGCGGCGAGCCCATCCCACCGCACCTCGCCGCATTCGAGTACCGCCACTCTACATTTTTcagcgagcagctcaaagCATTTGAAGTGTGGCTCTCCCAGGGCGACGTGAGCAGAAGACCGCCGCGGCGAagggtgcggcgcttcccctttgtcgcgctcggcgatcCGATCCAGCCGGATGCAATggaagctgcgcggctGTGGCAGGAGCCGCACGAGGCCGACGAAGAACACGATCCCCCCATGCAGCTCCCCATCGTCCTCCAAGTCCTGCTCTCTCAGATCCACCGCCTCCGCGCCTTGATTCTGCTGAGCCAGTTTCTCGATCTGGGCCCGTGGGCCGTGAATTTGGCGTTGAGCATCGGCATCTTTCCATACGTACTCAAGCTTCTGCAAAGCCCCGCCGCCGATCTCAAGCCCGTCCTGATCTATATCTGGGCGCGGATCCTCGCCGTGGACCACAGCTGCCAAGTCGATCTTTTGCGCGACAATGGATACATGTACTTTGCCGCAGTCTTGTCCCCGTTCCAGGCAAGCACCTGGGCCAATGGCAGCACACTCCCGATTCCCAACGTGTCggagcaccgcgccatgtGTGCTTTTATCCTCGCTGTTTTCTGCCAAGACTTTCCTGCGGGACaggcggcgtgcttggaGGCAGACGTGATGGATGCATGCTTAGAACACCTCGAAGACGACGACTTTCTTCTTCGGCAGTGGTCTGCGCtgtgcctcgcgcagctgtgGGGCCACAACGAGGCCgggaaagcgcgcgcgattgccaaggatgcgcacggcaagctGTGCTGCCTCTTGAGCGACGCATCGCCCgaagtgcgcgcggcaatgcTTTTTGCCTTGGGCGTCCTGCTtggcacaagcgcctccGCCCACGATCCACTCGACAAGCtcagcgcgccaaagcgcgacgcacatAAACAgccgctgtgcatcggcacaGGATCCGCCACGGGCCTCGCTCCGGGCCGGCAGCGCTCCTTGGAAGTGGGCATTGCCGTCGCCGTCCTTTCCTCCGCGACAGACTGCAGTCCGCTGGTGCGCAAAGAACTCGTCGTGACACTCAGTGCGCTTGTCGCTTCCTACG is a window from the Malassezia vespertilionis chromosome 7, complete sequence genome containing:
- the KOG1 gene encoding Target of rapamycin complex 1 subunit kog1 (BUSCO:EOG092609RF; TransMembrane:2 (o563-581i810-833o); COG:D; EggNog:ENOG503NUIX), translating into MPVATRAAMHASFSSEDACVVEEPDDNVSTISADLDGERHGALLQPESEDWMLLESPYMTHWTNKRHTTSGDPRPRRARDMPDWRMRERLRTVTAALVMCLNIGVDPPDVSKTKPSSKLICWMDPESLDPSKALPAIGRNLQVQFETLSMKTRYKQYLDPIVEETKRFCTNLRRTAKDERVLFYYNGFGVPKPTPGGEVWVFNKAYTQYIPVTLYDLQTWLGSPCIYVWDASAAGNIVHNSRRLAEARAEEEVKVAASEGRPPPPIPNADGIVIDADGEPQFPLRESIHLAGCGADEVLPMNPDLPADLFTCCLTSPIEISLRWFVLQNPLPSSLNVDMVMSIPGRLQDRRTPLGELNWILTAVTDTIAWTVLPRALFRRFFRDDLMVAALLRNYLLAQRIMRFYHCTPVSYPSLPDTHDHPLWASWDLAVDQCLVQLPTLLAKEQARSEAVNGGEPIPPHLAAFEYRHSTFFSEQLKAFEVWLSQGDVSRRPPRRRVRRFPFVALGDPIQPDAMEAARLWQEPHEADEEHDPPMQLPIVLQVLLSQIHRLRALILLSQFLDLGPWAVNLALSIGIFPYVLKLLQSPAADLKPVLIYIWARILAVDHSCQVDLLRDNGYMYFAAVLSPFQASTWANGSTLPIPNVSEHRAMCAFILAVFCQDFPAGQAACLEADVMDACLEHLEDDDFLLRQWSALCLAQLWGHNEAGKARAIAKDAHGKLCCLLSDASPEVRAAMLFALGVLLGTSASAHDPLDKLSAPKRDAHKQPLCIGTGSATGLAPGRQRSLEVGIAVAVLSSATDCSPLVRKELVVTLSALVASYESFFTLAAYLYYACDLEQIPRRGMLSSAQITAEVNARLDMEDTLLADILTLVMEHDQSIEAQDIANIPTIVSLFVALLDLSVDPHMEVSALANTVVDRLLATVFNSGLLQAHDSALRLTSPAPIKERRTIHTRVGKTAPKVASAANPSALERTVQALSKLGYGAPMEPLLSSEAHPSHVTVAGPKIERLENGHVEHVSFAHYTSPYTNEPTTPSPTDRRSGATTARTPQHAATILAAMMANDLHRLHTRSTTQDLTRLPATPDMPPIRHDLPLTSRLFAWCSEYYTEPQMKSAEADEPGSWQYNWQTWRRQRSERQSVEAIGAASRATRGRWNMRAGKLIMPAPPAAMAFQEFENLLVVASEERMVRVYDWEERRLLSTFSNGNPRGTDITSLAFVNEEVDALLLTGAATGNVSIYRDYQHKPQLVSAFRALPDLVRSTYPAGLTVAWQQVAGRLLAAGDCRVIRTWDAHRELCIADVPTHTNSCVTSLTCDSEIGHLFMAGFGDGSIGVYDQRNPPGSSLVRLWEEHNAWVQNLHLQKYGQRELLSASVDGGVRLWDIRARASLVQGNVRLGGNLSSFALHDRAPLFAATSTPQATTSGYVYSAQIYTVQDMKPLGGSIERVMPANAMRGMPPSAYSPSMTQTAFHPQYPLIAFGGLGGIVELRKYD